In one window of Streptomyces sp. NBC_01224 DNA:
- a CDS encoding GNAT family N-acetyltransferase, translating to MDTNVRPARRSEAAALTELALASKAHWGYDEAFLAACRDELTMHPADIDRRRTTVAEEDGRVLGFTTLDGAPPEGALGMMFVAPDALGRGIGRLLFEHTVTEARRLGFARFTIDADPNAEPFYLAMGAVRIGAIPSGSILGRELPLLEFTLTSR from the coding sequence GTGGACACGAACGTACGACCGGCACGGCGGTCCGAGGCCGCGGCACTGACCGAGCTGGCCCTGGCATCGAAGGCCCACTGGGGCTACGACGAGGCGTTCCTCGCCGCCTGCCGCGACGAACTCACCATGCACCCGGCGGACATCGACCGTCGCCGCACCACGGTCGCCGAGGAGGACGGCCGCGTCCTGGGCTTCACCACCCTGGACGGCGCCCCGCCCGAGGGCGCCCTCGGCATGATGTTCGTCGCCCCGGACGCCCTGGGCCGGGGTATCGGCCGGCTCCTCTTCGAGCACACCGTGACGGAGGCCCGCCGCCTCGGCTTCGCACGCTTCACCATCGACGCCGACCCGAACGCGGAGCCGTTCTACCTGGCGATGGGCGCGGTACGGATCGGGGCGATCCCGTCGGGCTCGATCTTGGGCCGTGAACTGCCGCTGCTGGAATTCACCCTCACGTCGCGGTGA
- a CDS encoding S8 family serine peptidase yields MLMTTESPSSIPGARRAARVAAAAGLVAALAATGAAPVFAADDPAPVKSAAKSATADKLGTADADILAKAKAKGEKNITMMVATAPGATEQVTKQLDAVKGSVLGRAYDKLGYVRATVPTASAEATIKAASKLSSVHGIDLKQEIKLDDPTPTADRVAGATTKSTGTYPAPGKKTPAKNPYNPSFETGAVDFVKQHPKADGRGVTIGILDSGVDLGHPALQKTTTGERKIVDWVTATDPVSDGDGTWLRMTASVTGPTFTIGGRTYSAPAGSYKIQLFSEAATKGGDMAGDLNRDGDTTDVWAVLYDPVTGTTRVDLNNDADFTNDAVMKPYKDGHQVGYFGTDNPATDVVERIPFVVETRKNVVYNAAGDKADYVNIGVIESEHGTHVAGITSANGLFGGEMNGAAPGAKIVSSRACTWSGGCTNIALTEGMIDLVVNRGVDVVNMSIGGLPPLNDGNNARAELYKRLIDIYGVQLVISAGNDGPGVNTIGDPGLADHVISVGASISKETWAANYGSNVTKKYDMLPFSSRGPREDGGFAPILTAPGASINTTQTWLPGGPVKEAGYSLPAGYSMLQGTSMASPQAAGATALLLSAAKQKHIELPPADLRTALTSTATHIKGVPAHAQGSGLIDIVGAWKQIEKQGAPAHEYSVKAPVDTAIDFALKTPGFGTGLYDREGGLKAGQKKSYDVTITRTTGPDKAVKHQLSWKNNDGTFKLTGPGTVSLPLGKPVTVKVEAKPGSAGVHSAILQVDDSKTVGVDQQILTTVVVSTPLVKPAYAFKASGSVQRNSTTSYFLTVPEGAKTLEVSMSALRSGSQTRFISIHPYGVQMENSSTIFCYPNYENPTNTCRPDVRSYKDPQPGVWEIEVEARRTSPLLDNPYKLDVSLLGATFDPAVQTIAEAKIGTPAPVSWKATNNAGDLEGTLKGGSLGSAKVAKPSIKTGDEQEFEVTIGEGVEKLDVAIGGTSDANADLDLYVYRGNTQVGKSTTAGSEESVSLVKPAAGTYTVVIDGYSVPAGTTTYDYRDVYYAPSLGTIKVDESKAVNLANGASAQIGAEVSVAGAAPEGRQFFGEVHLVNSHGTAAGTGSVVIEKVTP; encoded by the coding sequence ATGCTGATGACCACCGAGTCCCCCAGTTCCATACCCGGGGCGAGACGCGCGGCCCGAGTCGCGGCTGCCGCCGGCCTGGTGGCCGCGCTGGCCGCCACCGGCGCCGCCCCGGTCTTCGCCGCCGACGACCCCGCCCCCGTCAAGTCCGCCGCCAAGAGCGCCACGGCCGACAAGCTCGGCACGGCCGACGCCGATATTCTGGCCAAGGCCAAGGCCAAGGGCGAGAAGAACATCACAATGATGGTCGCCACCGCTCCCGGTGCGACCGAGCAGGTCACCAAGCAACTGGATGCCGTCAAGGGGTCCGTGCTGGGACGTGCGTACGACAAGCTCGGCTACGTAAGGGCCACCGTGCCCACCGCGTCCGCCGAGGCGACCATCAAGGCGGCCTCCAAGCTGTCGTCCGTCCACGGCATCGATCTCAAGCAGGAGATCAAGCTGGACGACCCGACGCCCACGGCCGACCGGGTCGCCGGAGCGACGACGAAGTCCACGGGCACCTACCCGGCGCCCGGCAAGAAGACGCCGGCGAAGAACCCGTACAACCCGTCCTTCGAGACGGGCGCGGTCGACTTCGTCAAGCAGCACCCGAAGGCCGACGGCCGGGGCGTGACCATCGGCATCCTGGACTCGGGTGTGGACCTCGGTCACCCGGCGCTCCAGAAGACCACCACCGGCGAGCGCAAGATCGTCGACTGGGTGACGGCCACCGACCCGGTCAGCGACGGCGACGGCACCTGGCTGCGGATGACGGCCTCGGTGACCGGCCCGACCTTCACCATCGGGGGCCGCACCTACTCGGCGCCGGCCGGCTCGTACAAGATCCAGCTCTTCTCCGAGGCCGCCACCAAGGGCGGCGACATGGCCGGAGACCTGAACCGCGACGGTGACACCACCGACGTCTGGGCCGTGCTCTACGACCCGGTCACCGGCACCACCCGCGTCGACCTGAACAACGACGCCGATTTCACGAACGACGCCGTCATGAAGCCGTACAAGGACGGCCACCAGGTCGGCTACTTCGGCACGGACAACCCGGCGACCGATGTCGTCGAGCGCATCCCGTTCGTCGTCGAGACCCGCAAGAACGTCGTGTACAACGCAGCCGGCGACAAGGCCGACTACGTCAACATCGGTGTCATCGAGTCCGAGCACGGCACCCACGTCGCGGGCATCACCTCCGCGAACGGCCTGTTCGGCGGCGAGATGAACGGTGCCGCGCCCGGCGCGAAGATCGTCTCCTCGCGTGCCTGCACCTGGTCGGGCGGCTGCACCAACATCGCGCTCACCGAGGGCATGATCGACCTCGTCGTGAACCGCGGTGTCGATGTCGTCAACATGTCGATCGGTGGCCTGCCGCCACTCAACGACGGCAACAACGCCCGCGCGGAGCTCTACAAGCGGCTCATCGACATCTACGGCGTCCAGCTGGTCATCTCGGCCGGCAACGACGGCCCGGGTGTGAACACCATCGGTGACCCCGGTCTCGCCGACCACGTCATCTCCGTCGGTGCGTCCATCTCCAAGGAGACGTGGGCCGCCAACTACGGCTCGAACGTCACCAAGAAGTACGACATGCTGCCCTTCTCCTCGCGCGGTCCGCGTGAGGACGGCGGCTTCGCGCCGATCCTGACGGCCCCGGGTGCGTCCATCAACACCACCCAGACCTGGCTGCCCGGCGGCCCGGTCAAGGAGGCGGGCTACAGCCTGCCGGCGGGCTACTCCATGCTGCAGGGCACCTCGATGGCCTCGCCGCAGGCCGCCGGTGCGACCGCGCTGCTGCTGTCGGCCGCGAAGCAGAAGCACATCGAGCTGCCGCCGGCCGATCTGCGTACGGCGCTGACCAGCACCGCCACCCACATCAAGGGTGTGCCGGCGCACGCCCAGGGCTCCGGTCTGATCGACATCGTCGGTGCCTGGAAGCAGATCGAGAAGCAGGGCGCCCCGGCGCACGAGTACTCGGTGAAGGCCCCGGTCGACACCGCGATCGACTTCGCGCTGAAGACCCCCGGCTTCGGTACCGGCCTGTACGACCGCGAGGGCGGCCTGAAGGCCGGCCAGAAGAAGTCGTACGACGTCACGATCACCCGCACCACGGGTCCGGACAAGGCCGTCAAGCACCAGCTGTCGTGGAAGAACAACGACGGCACGTTCAAGCTGACCGGTCCGGGCACGGTCTCCCTGCCGCTGGGCAAGCCCGTCACCGTCAAGGTCGAGGCGAAGCCGGGCAGCGCGGGAGTGCACAGCGCGATCCTGCAGGTGGACGACAGCAAGACCGTCGGCGTGGACCAGCAGATCCTGACCACGGTGGTCGTCTCCACGCCGCTCGTGAAGCCCGCCTACGCGTTCAAGGCGTCCGGCTCGGTGCAGCGCAACAGCACCACGTCGTACTTCCTGACCGTTCCGGAGGGCGCCAAGACCCTTGAGGTCTCGATGAGCGCGCTGCGCTCGGGCAGCCAGACCCGCTTCATCTCGATCCACCCGTACGGCGTGCAGATGGAGAACAGCTCCACGATCTTCTGCTACCCGAACTACGAGAACCCGACCAACACCTGCCGCCCCGACGTGCGCTCCTACAAGGACCCGCAGCCGGGCGTCTGGGAGATCGAGGTCGAGGCACGGCGCACGTCGCCGCTGCTGGACAACCCGTACAAGCTGGACGTCTCGCTGCTCGGCGCGACCTTCGACCCGGCGGTGCAGACCATCGCCGAGGCGAAGATCGGCACGCCCGCCCCGGTGAGCTGGAAGGCCACCAACAACGCGGGCGACCTGGAGGGCACCCTCAAGGGCGGCTCGCTGGGCTCGGCCAAGGTCGCCAAGCCGTCGATCAAGACGGGCGACGAGCAGGAGTTCGAGGTCACCATCGGTGAGGGCGTCGAGAAGCTGGACGTCGCCATCGGCGGTACGTCGGACGCCAACGCCGACCTCGACCTGTACGTCTACCGGGGCAACACCCAGGTCGGCAAGTCCACCACGGCCGGCTCCGAGGAGTCGGTCAGCCTGGTGAAGCCGGCCGCCGGTACGTACACCGTCGTGATCGACGGCTACAGCGTTCCGGCCGGGACCACCACGTACGACTACCGCGATGTGTACTACGCGCCGTCGCTCGGCACGATCAAGGTCGACGAGTCGAAGGCCGTGAACCTGGCCAACGGCGCCTCCGCCCAGATCGGTGCCGAAGTCTCGGTCGCCGGGGCGGCCCCCGAGGGCCGGCAGTTCTTCGGCGAGGTCCACCTGGTGAACAGCCACGGGACCGCGGCGGGCACCGGCAGCGTCGTGATCGAGAAGGTCACGCCGTAG
- a CDS encoding DUF4240 domain-containing protein, with amino-acid sequence MDTTDFWNLIDDARAQVTGPEDAEAVVERASALLAARPREEIVAAQQLLWDLMAASYRAPLWAAAYTINGGCSDDGFDYFRGWLIAQGREVFEQVVADPDTLAELPVIRAAAPEGEEMECERTLGIAWDAHRAATGEDMPDDSFTIDYPGLDPEWDFDFDDAERVALRLPKLDALYA; translated from the coding sequence ATGGACACCACGGACTTCTGGAATCTGATCGACGACGCCCGCGCACAGGTCACCGGCCCGGAGGATGCGGAGGCCGTCGTCGAGCGGGCCTCCGCGCTGCTCGCCGCCCGGCCCCGGGAGGAGATCGTCGCCGCGCAGCAGCTTCTCTGGGACCTGATGGCCGCTTCCTACCGGGCTCCGCTCTGGGCGGCGGCGTACACGATCAACGGGGGCTGTTCCGACGACGGCTTCGACTACTTCCGGGGCTGGCTGATAGCGCAGGGGCGCGAGGTGTTCGAGCAGGTCGTCGCCGATCCGGACACGCTGGCCGAACTGCCGGTGATCAGGGCCGCGGCGCCCGAGGGAGAGGAGATGGAGTGCGAGCGGACGCTCGGGATCGCCTGGGACGCGCATCGGGCTGCGACGGGTGAGGACATGCCCGACGACTCGTTCACGATCGACTATCCCGGCCTGGACCCGGAGTGGGACTTCGACTTCGACGACGCGGAGCGGGTGGCGCTGCGGCTGCCGAAGCTGGACGCGTTGTACGCGTAG
- a CDS encoding MFS transporter, translating to MRTYRELFRTPQFRPLFATSAVQVAGSTMSGLALGTLVYAATESPLLAALSMFGSSLAQVIGATVLMSAADRLPPRAAMTGMALAFGLATAVLAVPGLPLPVVFAIILMEGVVAAVGGGVRYGLLNEVLPKDGYLLGRSVLNMCVGLMQIGGFALGGLLVTVLSARGTLLVAAALYLMGAAVARFGLARRPPRAAGRPSVAQTWRTNAVLWSSGPRRRVYLALWVPNGLIVGCESLFVPYAPEHAGLLFAFAALGMLVGDTVVGRFVAQRWRGRLAMPMQLVLAAPYLLFAARPALPMAFALTALASVGFSASLLFQERLMALTPEEMTGQALGLHSSGTLTMQGVAAALAGTIAQRTSPGTAMTVMATASLAVTLALAAAGRRAAGAVNGVEPHGPSEPVDVTGSAGRRA from the coding sequence ATGCGCACCTACCGGGAACTCTTCCGAACGCCGCAGTTCAGACCGCTCTTCGCAACCAGTGCCGTGCAGGTCGCCGGGTCGACGATGAGCGGGCTGGCCCTCGGCACCCTCGTCTACGCCGCGACCGAATCGCCGCTGCTCGCCGCCCTGTCCATGTTCGGCTCCTCCCTCGCCCAGGTGATCGGCGCGACCGTGCTGATGTCGGCGGCGGACCGGCTGCCGCCACGTGCCGCGATGACCGGCATGGCGCTCGCCTTCGGGCTGGCCACCGCCGTCCTCGCCGTCCCCGGGCTTCCGCTGCCGGTGGTGTTCGCGATCATCCTGATGGAGGGTGTGGTCGCCGCGGTGGGCGGCGGCGTGCGGTACGGCCTGCTCAATGAGGTGCTGCCCAAGGACGGCTATCTGCTGGGGCGTTCCGTACTGAACATGTGCGTCGGCCTGATGCAGATCGGCGGTTTCGCGCTCGGCGGGCTGCTGGTGACTGTGCTGTCCGCGCGCGGCACGCTGCTCGTCGCCGCCGCCCTGTATCTGATGGGTGCGGCCGTGGCCCGGTTCGGGCTGGCCCGCCGTCCGCCGCGCGCCGCCGGGCGGCCGTCGGTCGCGCAGACGTGGCGGACCAATGCCGTTCTGTGGTCCTCGGGCCCGCGCCGCCGGGTCTACCTCGCGCTCTGGGTGCCGAACGGGCTGATCGTCGGCTGCGAGTCGCTGTTCGTCCCGTACGCCCCCGAACACGCGGGGCTCCTCTTCGCCTTCGCCGCGCTGGGGATGCTCGTCGGGGACACGGTGGTGGGCCGGTTCGTCGCACAGCGTTGGCGGGGGCGGCTGGCCATGCCGATGCAGCTGGTCCTGGCCGCCCCGTATCTGCTCTTCGCCGCGCGACCGGCGCTGCCCATGGCGTTCGCTCTGACCGCGCTCGCCTCGGTCGGGTTCTCGGCGAGTCTGCTGTTCCAGGAGCGGCTGATGGCCCTGACCCCGGAGGAGATGACCGGTCAGGCTCTCGGACTGCACTCCTCCGGCACGCTCACCATGCAGGGCGTCGCGGCCGCGCTCGCGGGCACCATCGCCCAGCGGACCTCGCCGGGGACGGCGATGACCGTGATGGCGACGGCCTCACTCGCGGTCACCCTGGCCCTGGCCGCGGCCGGACGCCGGGCTGCGGGAGCGGTGAATGGTGTGGAGCCCCACGGGCCTTCGGAACCGGTGGACGTCACGGGTTCTGCTGGTCGACGAGCGTGA
- a CDS encoding NADP-dependent oxidoreductase, with amino-acid sequence MLKTYRAVQFTEYGGPEVLHVVDREVPRPGPGEVLVEVRAAGVNPLDWQLRSGAVAAMMPVKFPAVPGGDVAGVVADVGKDVADFAAGDEVFGSIGFGSYAEFVLAPAAQIARKPGNVPWEIAAGLPVAANTAYQALCDLDVKAGETLVVDGAAGGVGSVAVQIARHLGAAVIGTASERNHAYLRSLGAEPVTYGEGLAEQVRTIAPNGADAAFDAAGKGSLPALVDVTGGPERVVTIADHRAEEHGVRFVFAGAGAIRERLEQAAALVVNGELTLSVARTYSLSQAADAHRESEGGHVRGKLIIVPD; translated from the coding sequence ATGTTAAAGACGTATCGCGCTGTGCAGTTCACGGAGTACGGCGGACCCGAGGTATTGCACGTTGTGGACCGCGAGGTGCCGCGCCCAGGTCCTGGGGAGGTGCTGGTCGAGGTCCGGGCTGCCGGGGTGAATCCGCTGGACTGGCAGCTGCGCAGCGGGGCCGTCGCGGCCATGATGCCGGTGAAGTTCCCCGCGGTGCCCGGGGGCGACGTAGCCGGTGTCGTCGCGGACGTCGGCAAGGACGTGGCCGACTTCGCTGCGGGTGACGAGGTCTTCGGTTCGATCGGCTTCGGCAGCTACGCCGAGTTCGTACTGGCCCCCGCGGCGCAGATTGCGCGAAAGCCCGGAAACGTGCCCTGGGAGATCGCGGCCGGACTGCCGGTGGCCGCCAACACGGCATACCAGGCACTCTGCGACCTCGATGTGAAGGCCGGGGAGACTCTGGTCGTGGACGGGGCCGCCGGCGGTGTCGGGTCCGTGGCCGTGCAGATCGCCAGGCATCTCGGCGCGGCTGTGATCGGTACGGCAAGCGAGCGCAACCACGCGTACCTGCGTTCGCTCGGCGCCGAGCCCGTGACCTACGGCGAGGGGCTCGCCGAGCAGGTCCGCACCATCGCGCCGAACGGCGCGGACGCGGCATTCGACGCCGCAGGAAAGGGCTCGTTGCCGGCACTCGTCGACGTGACGGGCGGGCCGGAACGCGTGGTCACCATCGCCGACCACCGGGCGGAGGAACACGGCGTGCGCTTTGTGTTCGCCGGCGCCGGTGCGATCCGTGAGCGTCTTGAGCAGGCAGCCGCGCTGGTCGTGAACGGCGAACTCACCCTGTCGGTGGCACGGACGTACTCGCTGTCCCAGGCAGCCGACGCTCACCGGGAGAGCGAAGGCGGCCACGTACGCGGCAAATTGATCATCGTGCCGGACTGA
- a CDS encoding mycothiol-dependent nitroreductase Rv2466c family protein — protein sequence MSDNSTATGKTPADFWFDPLCPWAWMTSRWMLEVEKVRDVEVRWHVMSLAVLNEDKLDELPEEYRDLLENKAWGPVRVVIAAQQKHGDEIVGPLYTALGTRFHNQGEGPTREAIVGALQDVGLPAELADFADSDAYDAELRASHKEGIDKVGQDVGTPVIAVPGSDGEQIAFFGPVVTPAPKGEEAAKLWDGTLLVASIPGFYEIKRTRTQGPIFD from the coding sequence ATGTCTGACAACAGCACGGCGACCGGCAAGACCCCTGCCGATTTCTGGTTCGATCCCCTCTGCCCCTGGGCCTGGATGACCTCCCGCTGGATGCTGGAGGTGGAGAAGGTCCGTGACGTCGAGGTCCGCTGGCATGTGATGAGCCTTGCCGTTCTCAACGAGGACAAGCTCGACGAGCTGCCGGAGGAGTACCGCGACCTCCTGGAGAACAAGGCCTGGGGCCCGGTACGCGTCGTCATCGCCGCCCAGCAGAAGCACGGCGACGAGATCGTCGGCCCGCTCTACACCGCGCTCGGCACCCGCTTCCACAACCAGGGCGAGGGTCCCACCCGCGAGGCGATCGTGGGTGCGCTCCAGGACGTCGGCCTGCCGGCCGAGCTGGCGGACTTCGCGGACTCGGACGCGTACGACGCCGAGCTGCGCGCCTCCCACAAGGAGGGCATCGACAAGGTCGGCCAGGACGTCGGCACCCCGGTCATCGCCGTCCCGGGCTCGGACGGCGAGCAGATCGCCTTCTTCGGCCCGGTCGTCACCCCCGCCCCGAAGGGCGAGGAGGCGGCGAAGCTGTGGGACGGCACGCTGCTGGTGGCGTCGATCCCCGGCTTCTACGAGATCAAGCGGACCCGGACCCAGGGCCCCATTTTCGACTGA
- the pepN gene encoding aminopeptidase N, with protein MPGENLSRDEARVRAELLSVDGYEVALDLRSAVGGPEGDGDGASSGPRTFRSVTTIRFRTARAGASTFADLVAPSVNTVTLNGQPLDPAVVFDGTRVALEELPEGDNVLVVDAQCAYSRTGEGMHRFVDPEDGEVYLYTQYEPADSRRVFANFEQPDLKAPFRFEVTAPEGWTVWSNGAEESRDGEVRRFAETKPISTYITAIVAGPYHYVTDSYTRTFDDGTELEIPLGALCRKGLARHFDADDVFLVTKQGLDFFHDNFDYPYPFGKYDQAFVPEYNLGAMENPGCVTFREEYIFRGKVTQASYESRANVILHEMAHMWFGDLVTMQWWDDLWLKESFADFMGVFAMVESTRFKDGWITFANNRKSWAYRADQLPSTHPITADIRDLEDAKLNFDGITYAKGASVLKQLVAYVGRDAFLEGARRYFKKHAYGNTQLGDLLSVLAETSGRDMTTWSRSWLQTAGVNSLTPVATYDSADRITELAVLQEAAASHPELRPHRVAVGLYRRAADGNLVRYARAEVDVAGPRTVVGELAGAERPELILVNDDDLTYCKVRFDEVSLATLRAHLGDMTDPLARALCWSALWNLTRDGLMPARDFISLVLSFSGRESDIGVLQMLHAWTRTALVHYVAPGWREEGGRALAEGALRELRIAEPGSEHQLAWARFFASVADSDTDFQLLSGLLDGSARIDGLDVDQELRWALLSPLAAHGGADESVIDAELARDDTASGKRHQVRCLASRPSAAVKAQAWAGVVESEALSNALVEATITGFEQSSQRELLAPYAEKYFEAIERVWAERSIQIGVIVVKGLFPALQDDPSTLAATDAWLTAHEDAAPALRRLVLEARDDLARALRAQECDAAVAGV; from the coding sequence GTGCCCGGTGAGAACCTGTCCCGCGACGAGGCCCGCGTGCGGGCCGAGCTGCTGAGCGTCGACGGTTACGAGGTCGCTCTCGATCTGCGTTCCGCCGTCGGTGGGCCCGAAGGGGACGGCGACGGGGCCTCCTCCGGTCCGCGGACCTTCCGCTCGGTGACCACGATCCGGTTCCGCACCGCACGGGCGGGGGCGTCGACCTTCGCGGATCTGGTGGCGCCGAGCGTGAACACGGTGACGCTGAACGGGCAGCCGCTCGACCCCGCCGTCGTCTTCGACGGGACGCGGGTGGCGCTGGAGGAGCTGCCGGAGGGCGACAACGTCCTGGTGGTCGACGCGCAGTGCGCGTACAGCCGGACAGGCGAGGGGATGCACCGGTTCGTCGACCCGGAGGACGGCGAGGTCTACCTCTACACGCAGTACGAGCCGGCCGACTCGCGGCGGGTCTTCGCGAACTTCGAGCAGCCCGACCTGAAGGCCCCCTTCCGCTTCGAGGTGACGGCGCCCGAGGGCTGGACGGTCTGGAGCAACGGCGCCGAGGAGTCGCGGGACGGCGAGGTGCGGCGGTTCGCCGAGACGAAGCCGATCTCGACGTACATCACGGCGATCGTGGCCGGTCCGTACCACTACGTCACCGACTCCTACACCCGCACGTTCGACGACGGTACGGAGCTGGAGATCCCGCTCGGCGCGCTGTGCCGCAAGGGCCTCGCCCGGCACTTCGACGCGGACGACGTCTTCCTCGTCACCAAGCAGGGCCTGGACTTCTTCCACGACAACTTCGACTACCCGTACCCGTTCGGGAAGTACGACCAGGCGTTCGTGCCCGAGTACAACCTCGGCGCGATGGAGAACCCGGGCTGTGTCACGTTCCGCGAGGAGTACATCTTCCGCGGCAAGGTGACGCAGGCGTCGTACGAGAGCCGGGCCAACGTCATCCTGCACGAGATGGCGCACATGTGGTTCGGCGACCTCGTCACCATGCAGTGGTGGGACGACCTGTGGCTGAAGGAGTCGTTCGCCGACTTCATGGGCGTCTTCGCCATGGTCGAGTCGACCCGCTTCAAGGACGGCTGGATCACCTTCGCCAACAACCGCAAGTCCTGGGCGTACCGCGCCGACCAGTTGCCGTCCACGCACCCGATCACGGCCGACATCCGTGACCTGGAGGACGCCAAGCTCAACTTCGACGGCATCACCTACGCCAAGGGCGCCTCCGTGCTGAAGCAGCTGGTGGCGTACGTGGGGCGGGACGCGTTCCTGGAGGGCGCCCGGCGCTACTTCAAGAAGCACGCCTACGGCAATACTCAGCTGGGCGATCTGCTGTCCGTCCTGGCCGAGACGTCCGGGCGGGACATGACCACCTGGTCCCGGTCGTGGCTGCAGACCGCGGGCGTCAACTCGCTGACCCCGGTGGCGACGTACGACTCGGCGGATCGGATCACGGAGCTGGCGGTTCTCCAGGAGGCGGCCGCTTCCCACCCGGAGCTGCGGCCGCACCGGGTCGCGGTCGGCCTGTACCGGCGGGCCGCCGACGGCAACCTGGTGCGGTACGCGCGCGCCGAGGTGGATGTGGCGGGACCGCGCACGGTGGTCGGGGAGCTGGCGGGAGCCGAGCGGCCCGAGCTGATCCTGGTCAACGACGACGACCTCACGTACTGCAAGGTCCGCTTCGACGAGGTGTCCCTGGCCACGCTGCGGGCGCACCTCGGTGACATGACCGATCCCCTGGCGCGGGCGCTGTGCTGGTCCGCGCTGTGGAACCTGACCCGGGACGGGCTGATGCCGGCCCGTGACTTCATCTCCCTCGTACTGTCCTTCTCCGGCCGGGAGTCCGACATCGGCGTCCTGCAGATGCTGCACGCCTGGACCCGGACCGCGCTGGTCCACTACGTCGCCCCCGGGTGGCGCGAGGAGGGCGGCCGGGCGCTGGCCGAGGGTGCGCTGCGGGAGCTGCGGATCGCCGAGCCGGGCAGCGAGCACCAGCTGGCCTGGGCGCGGTTCTTCGCGTCGGTCGCCGACTCGGACACGGACTTCCAGCTGCTGTCCGGGCTGCTCGACGGTTCGGCCCGGATCGACGGGCTGGACGTCGACCAGGAACTGCGGTGGGCGTTGCTGTCCCCGCTGGCCGCGCACGGAGGGGCCGACGAGTCGGTGATCGACGCCGAACTGGCCCGCGACGACACGGCGTCCGGGAAGAGGCACCAGGTGCGGTGCCTGGCCTCGCGGCCCTCGGCTGCGGTGAAGGCACAGGCCTGGGCGGGAGTCGTGGAGTCGGAGGCGCTGTCCAACGCGTTGGTGGAGGCGACGATCACGGGGTTCGAGCAGTCGTCGCAGCGGGAGTTGCTGGCGCCGTACGCGGAGAAGTACTTCGAGGCGATCGAGCGGGTGTGGGCCGAGCGGTCGATCCAGATCGGCGTGATCGTGGTCAAGGGTCTGTTCCCGGCGCTCCAGGACGATCCGTCGACGCTCGCGGCGACGGACGCGTGGCTGACCGCGCACGAGGACGCGGCGCCGGCGCTGCGGAGGCTGGTGCTGGAGGCCCGGGACGATCTGGCTCGGGCGTTGCGGGCGCAGGAGTGTGACGCGGCGGTGGCCGGGGTCTGA
- a CDS encoding winged helix-turn-helix domain-containing protein — MGLWQINTDTLAGSRFVVSPLAETISALNSLERGRPEHPGERAWLDAHLPAYRARQAADPVAARLVPAALGGSWNADFITPTPTGEGAPSFEEELAPVRATTPERARADLAVSLGGRPLPELLDRDDLAQRTADVLHWVWRHTVLPDWPRRRRIIEADVVARTGQLSQGGWAAALSGLRPGMRWLGGSRLQINAHDYPPKQLAGARLLFVPVTQRTGWVSWDDDAERYAVVYPCSGALADAGRAQVPDSLGRLLGPARAAVLVLLSSPKSTTQLVALTGQGLGSVGRHLKVLLDAGLADRRRAGRSVLYFRTDVGDVLVEARRHD; from the coding sequence GTGGGCCTGTGGCAGATCAACACGGACACGCTGGCCGGGAGCCGGTTCGTCGTCTCACCGCTCGCCGAGACCATCTCCGCCCTGAACTCCCTGGAGAGGGGCCGGCCCGAGCACCCCGGCGAACGGGCCTGGCTCGACGCCCATCTGCCGGCCTACCGCGCACGCCAGGCCGCCGACCCGGTCGCCGCCCGTCTCGTACCGGCGGCCCTCGGCGGCAGCTGGAACGCGGACTTCATCACGCCCACGCCGACGGGTGAGGGCGCCCCGTCCTTCGAGGAGGAGCTGGCCCCCGTCCGGGCGACCACGCCCGAGCGCGCCCGAGCGGACCTGGCGGTGTCGCTCGGCGGCCGTCCGCTCCCGGAGCTCCTGGACCGCGACGACCTGGCGCAACGCACCGCCGATGTCCTGCACTGGGTCTGGCGGCACACCGTGCTGCCGGACTGGCCGCGCCGCCGCCGGATCATCGAGGCGGACGTCGTCGCGCGGACCGGACAGCTGAGCCAGGGCGGCTGGGCCGCCGCCCTGAGCGGCCTGCGCCCGGGAATGCGGTGGCTCGGCGGGAGCCGGCTCCAGATCAACGCGCACGACTATCCGCCTAAGCAACTGGCGGGTGCGCGGCTGCTGTTCGTCCCGGTCACCCAACGCACGGGCTGGGTGTCCTGGGACGACGACGCCGAGCGGTACGCGGTCGTCTACCCCTGCTCGGGCGCCCTGGCCGATGCGGGGCGGGCGCAGGTGCCCGACAGCCTGGGCCGCCTGCTCGGCCCCGCTCGGGCAGCCGTCCTCGTTCTCCTCTCCAGCCCGAAGAGCACCACCCAGCTGGTGGCCCTGACCGGCCAGGGGCTGGGCTCGGTGGGCCGCCACCTCAAGGTCCTTCTGGACGCGGGCCTGGCGGACCGCCGCAGGGCCGGTCGGTCGGTGCTGTACTTCCGCACGGACGTGGGTGACGTGCTGGTGGAGGCGCGGCGCCACGACTGA